The following nucleotide sequence is from Desulfurobacterium indicum.
AGTAATGACATAGAAAAAGAGAGGGGTATAACAATCCTTTCAAAAAATACCGCTATTTACTACGATGTTTATAAGATAAACATTATTGACACACCAGGACATTCGGATTTTGGGGGTGAAGTTGAGCGTGTCCTGAAGATGGTTGACGGTGTTCTTCTCCTTGTTGATGCCCAGGAAGGCGTTATGCCTCAAACAAAGTTTGTTGTTAAGAAAGCACTTTCTTTGGGTCTAAAGCCGATAGTTGTTGTTAACAAAATAGATAAACCAGCGGCAGAACCTGACAGGGTTGTTGATGAAGTTTTTGACCTTTTCATTAATTTAGGTGCAACGGATGAACAGCTTGACTTTCCGGTGCTTTATGCTGCTGCAAGAGATGGTTATGCAAAGTATGATTTAACCGATGAAAATGTCGATTTGAAACCGCTCTTTGAAACGATTGTGTCTCATGTTCCATCTCCTTCCGGTAGTGAGGACGCTCCTCTTCAGATGCAGGCATTTACTCTTGATTACGATAATTATGTGGGAAGAATGGCGGTAGCGAGGATATTCAACGGGAAAGTTAAAAAAGGACAGAGTGTTTTGCTTCTTAAAAAGAACGGTGAAGCGGTGAACGGAAGAATTACAAAGTTAATCGGTTTTAAAGGACTTGAAAGAATTGAAATAGATGAGGCAGTTTGCGGTGATATCATAGCTTTTGCAGGTTTTGAAACAATTGACATCGGAGATACCGTTGCCGATATGGAATATCCTGAGCCTCTTGAGGCTCTTCATATAGAGGAACCGACTCTCAGTGTTTATCTTAGCGTTAACGATTCTCCCCTTTCCGGAACGGAAGGTAAATATGTAACGGCTACAAAGTTAAAGGATCGCCTCGTTAAAGAGGCGAGAACCAATATCGCCATGAGGTTCGAAGAGATTGGGGAGGGTAAGTTTAAGGTTTCCGGTCGAGGGGAACTTCAGATATGTATCCTTGCCGAGAATTTGAGAAGAGAAGGCTATGAGTTTTCCATAAGCAGGCCACAAGTTATCGTTAAAGAAGAAAAAGGAAAACATCTTGAGCCTTTCGAGCTTTTAGTTGTTGATGTTCCAGATGAATTTGTCGGTACAGTAATAGAGAAACTTGGCAGGAGAAAAGCCGAGATGGTAACGATTATGCCTATGGGAAATGGAAGAACAAGAATAGAGTTCGAGATTCCTTCAAGGGGCCTTATCGGCTACAGAAGTGAGTTTTTAACAGATACTAAAGGTGAAGGAATAATGAACAGTTCTTTCCTCGAATATAGGGAGTTTAAAGGCGTTCCATACAAACGCGGTAACGGTGCCATGGTTTCAATGGCAAACGGAGAAGCGGCAGGCTATGCCCTCTACAATTTGCAGGAGAGAGGAAAACTGTTTGTTAAACCGGGTGATAAGGTTTATACGGGAATGGTAATCGGAGAGCACAGTAGAAACGGTGATATTGATGTTAATCCTATAAAGGGTAAAAAGCTTACTAACGTTAGGGCTGCCGGAAGTGATGATGCAATAAAGTTAGTTCCTCCTGTTGAAATGACTCTAGAAAAAGCTCTTGAGTGGATAGAGGAAGACGAGCTTGTAGAAGTTACTCCCGAAAGTATCAGAATAAGAAAGAGATACCTTGATATAAGCGAAAGAAAGAGAATGGCGAGAAAATAATCATAAACCGGGAATGGTAGAAGTCGTTCCCGGTTAACATATTTCACACCTGTCCCTTCCTCTGTTTTTCGCTGTGTAAAGTGCTTTGTCGGCTCTTTTTACAAACTCTTTCAAGGTGTCTCCTGCCCGATATTCTGTTATTCCGCAGCTCACTGTTACTTTTCTTTTTATTCCGAAATTTGTATTTTTTATAGCCTCTCTTATTCTTTCGGCTATTTTAACTGCTTCGTCCGAAGCTGTTCCAGGAAGTGCAACAAGAAACTCTTCTCCTCCGTATCTGAAGGCAAGATCTGATTCTCTTATCTGTTTTCTTATTATCTGTGCCACTTTTGCCAGAACCTCATCACCCTTTGCATGACCGTAAGTATCATTTATCTTTTTAAAGTGGTCTATGTCAATCATAATAATAGATATGGGCAGGTTATCTTTTCTACTTTTCCATATGCATCTTTGAAGCTGGTTGCCAAAATAGTTTCTGTTATAAAGAAGCGTTAGACTGTCAAAAGTAGCATTCTTTTCAAGGTCTTTTTTAACAAAGAAATAGATGGCTACTATCAGTATGAAAATTATGCAAAAAATTAAGTTTCTAACGTTTTCCATGATGGTTAATAGGTGTTCGTCTTTCATCTCCGCTATGCGTTGTGCTTTTGTTGTTGTCTGGTCTGCAAGTTGCCAGCATCGCTCGCTTAAGATGAGAATTTGAGGTGTAGAGTTTGTTCTCTCCAGTTTTTTCCATTCGGTCTTAAGGTTTATATAGGATTTTCTAAATTGAAGCTTTTTTTGATAACTTTCGAGAATTTTATTATTAAAGTATTTTCTGTCAACTTCTTTAAATGCTTTATTTATATAATTTTTAACCTGAGTGGCTTCAGGTAAGTTTATGACTTTTAGTTTTGCATATCGTTGTATTGAACCTCTTATCTGTCCAAGACGATTTATTATAAATGCATCATCTGTCCTGTAGATTTTCACCGTATTTATTATGAAGTTAAATCCGAAAAATACGACAAAAAGGAGGGTCAAAAGTATGCTTATCAACAGGTTTGATTTTGAAACCTCCCGTCCCCTGAAGATTAACATTTTTAATCCTTTAACTTTTGTGTTTTATAAACTGAATATATAATAAAATAACTTTCAACTCCCAACAGCTAAACCGAACGGTCTTATAAGTTATTTTACAAAAAATAGAATATCTTGAAAAGCTCCAATAATGAAGCCAAGAATTCCTCCTAAAAGGGTTATATACTTTAGCTCTTCGTCAATAAGTTTCAGAATTATTCCTTCCACCTCTTCTATTGGGAGAGAGTTCACCTTTTCTGCAATAAGGTTTTCTATGTCTATTGATTCCATTATTATGGGAAGTTCCTTCTCAATAAGTTGAAGGAGTTTTGAAGTCGTTGTTTCAATAAGTGTTGCTCTGTTTTTCTCGATTACTGCTTTTATCCAGCTGGCAATAAGCCGGTAGTTTTCTTCTTTCATAAGAGGTAGATCACCTATTGAAGTATTAAAGTTTTCATAAATGATTGCCGTAATTTTTCTTGATAGAGATTCTTTATCCGCATCTTTGTCAAGTAGATTAATAATCTCTTTTTCAAGAAAACTATCAGTTGTTTGCAATATGTAAGTTCTTACAGTTTCTTGAAACGCAGGACTTTCTATAGTTTCGTTAAGGGTTTTCACTATTCTTGTGGCTATTGTGGTGGTTATGGCTTTAACAGGCTTTTTAAAAATCAGAATATCCGGTATTTTTCCGGAATTTTCCATGAAGCTTTGAATTTTTTCTGTTATCAGTTCCAGAAAATCGTCGGAATTCAGTTTTTCTTGTGCTGTTTCAAGAATTTTAAATGTGAGGCTTTGTGCGATTTCTTCTTTTCTCTTTAAAATGGATTCCGGGATTAGATCTTTTATGGTTGTTCTGTTTTCATATAAATGGTTAACAAGTCTATGAATAGCTCTTTCCACATCGGTTATGTTTATTATTTCAAACAGTTTTTTGTCTGTTATGGAGGAAATTATTTTCTTCATATATTCTGGTATAGATTCGATCATTTTATCTATTCCTTTATCAACAAGATCTTCAATGCTTTTTTTGACTTTTTTTTCGTTTAATCTCTTTCTTACTGTTTCTTCCGTTAGAAGATTCTCCTTCACCACTTTTGCTATGGAAACAGCCAGCTTTTCCCTCTTTGAAGGAATAAGTCCTGGGGTGAAGGGTAGTTTCCATTTTCCAAGATAAACTGCTTTTTTTGGCCTGAAAAGCATTTTTATCGCGACGTAGTTTGTGAAATATCCTATTATTCCGCCGACTACTGGAGGGACTAACAACTGTATGTTCATAGTAATTTCACCGTTTCCAGTTTTTTGTAAACAGGACCGTCTGATGTTAGGATACTTTCTATTAAAGATACTTCTTTTACAGTGGTTTTCAAAAATAGATGATCTTTCATTTTGTTCAGATAGTTTGAAAATTTTATACGATGTCTAAATTTTTTTATCCTTAAAACTGTTACGTGGGGTATGAATTCTTTGTTTTCTTCTTTGAATCCCATTGGTTTTAAGGATTCATCAACGGCGATTTTAATGGTTTCGATACCAGGTGCATTTACACCTATCCATAAAACTCTTGGAGTTTTATTATTCGGAAAGACGCCTAATCCTTTCAATTCGGCTTCAACCTTTTTAACATTTGAGAGAGCCTTCATCAGGTTTTTAGAGATTTCCGGGATAAAGGGAGAAAGGACTTCTCCTAAAAATCTATATGTAAAGTGCAGATTTTCTTCCTCCACCCATTTACCGAAAATATCCAGATTACTTATATCTTTTTTGATTTTTTTGAGTTCTGATGAAGGTATTGTAACCGTTGTTCCTATAAAGAGTCTCTTTTTCACGAGTCCTCCGGATAAGCCTTTATAAGGAAGTCATCACCAACCGGTTCGATGTCAAATATGGATACCTTTTTATATAGCTCCCCTCCGTTTAACGGTGGAATACCTTCTCCGAAAAATTTTGGAGCGTAGAATAGATAGAACTTATCGGTTAGATTTTTATTCATTAGAGAGTAAGCAAGTTTGCTACCACCTTCGCACATTACGCTGTAAATACCTATCTCTTTTAATGATTTTAAAGCTGCTTCCATGTTTATTCCTGTTTCATCTTCCTCAACAGGAATTAACGTAACGCCGAGGTCTTTTAGAATACCGCTTTTATATGATAGCAGTGCCCTTTCGGTTGTTATTATTATAAGTTCTTTTGCCCTTTCTTTTACAAGTTTTGCATGAACAGGAATTTTAAGGCTGGTATCTATGACTATGGCTTTTGGTTGCTCTTCAGCCGATACGAGTCTTACATTCAGTAATGGGTCGTCTTTTAAAACGGTACCTATTCCTACCATTACACCGTTGTGTATTGCTCTGAGCCTGTGAACGAGGCGGCGGGATTGTTCGCCTGTTATCCATTTTGACGAACCGTCCTTTTTAGCAATTTTCCCGTCAAGCGTCATGGCAAGTTTTAAAGAACAGAAGGTTCGTTTCTTTTTAAGAAGTACAGTAAAATCATCTATTAGCTCTTTACACTCTTTCTCTTTTACTCCAACTGTTACTTCTATACCTGATTTTTTTAATCTTTCAATTCCGCCGGATGCTACAGGATTTGGATCTTTCACACCTATGACTACCCGCTTTATGCCAGCTTTTATTATTTTTTCCGTGCATGGCGGTGTTTTTCCGTAATGGTTACACGGCTCTAATGTTACGTATAATGTTGCGTTTCTTGCATTTTCTCCGGCTTTTTCTATTGCTAAAGCTTCCGCATGAGGCATTCCCGCTTTTTCGTGGAAACCTGTTGAGATTATCTTTCCGTTTTTGGCTATTACGGCCCCCACGGAAGGATTGGGAAGGGTTTTACCCTTCCCTCTTAAGGCCTCTTCTATTGCAATTCCCATGTATCTGTCGTCGTTCATCACATTTGCCTCAGTGCTGGTTAACAAACAGAATTAAAAGATAAATAAGAACAGATGCAACTGCGAGTCTTATAGCAATTTTTCTTATGTTCACATATCCTCCGGTTTAAAGAAATTCATAGCGTTTCTTACGTTTTCCATCGTTTCCTGTGCGACTTTTTCGGCTTTCTTGCTTCCTTCTACAAAGATTTCAACCATTTCTTTCTTTCTTGAAAGATAGGTGTTTCGTTTTTCTCTTATAGGTTCAAGGAAGTTGTTAAGATTTTCTGCCAGCTTCCTCTTGCACTGAACACATCCGATTTTTCCTGCTTTGCAGTCTGTTTCTATCTCTTTTAGTGTTTCTTCGTCGGTGAATATTGTGTGGTAGGCAAATACTGGGCAGGTTTCCGGATGGCCAGGATCGGTTTTCTTAATTCTTGAAGGATCTGTAAACATGGTTTTGACTTTTTTGTTGACCTCTTCTTCGCTATCTGAGAGGTAAATACAGTTGTCATAGCTTTTGCTCATTTTCCTTCCGTCAAGGCCTGGAAGTTTCGGCGCTTCGGAAAGGTATGGTTTTGGTTCGGGAAAGAGATTGCCGAAGAAGTTGTTAAAACGTCTTGCTATCTCTCTTGTAAGTTCAAGGTGAGGAATCTGGTCTATTCCTACAGGAACAACATCAGCTTTATATATCAGAATATCTGCAGCTTGAAGAACAGGATATCCGAGAAAACCGTAAGTTGCAAGTTCTCTGTCTTTCAGGTTTTCCATGAGTTCCTTGTATGTAGGGTTTCTTTCAAGCCACTTTACAGGAACAGTCATACCGAGTAGAAGATAAAGTTCGGCGTGTTCTTTTACCCAGGATTGGACGAAAAGAGTTGCTTTTTCCGGGTCAAGGCCGGCAGCAAGCCAGTCAGCCATCATTTCAACAGTATTTTCAGAAAGAGAAGATAGATCTTGATAGGCGGAAGTTATGGCGTGCCAGTCGGCTATAAAGAAGAAACTTTCCGCTTTATCTTGAAGTTTAATCCATGCTTTTAGTGCTCCGAAATAGTTACCAAGGTGTAGTTTCCCGGTAGGTCTCATTCCTGATAGAACACGCTTTATGTTCTTCGGCTCCTTATATTTTTCGAGGGCGATTTTCATTTCCCTGTCAACATTGCTTATGAGCTTGCGTTCCATCTTTACTCTCCGTATTTTTCCATAATTCTTCTGTATATCTCTTTGTAGCTTTCAACAACCTTGCCCATGTTTTTCCTGAATCTATCCTTGTCAAGAACTTCGTGGGTTGATTTATCCCAGAGCCTGCAACTGTCCGGTGTTATCTCATCGGCAAGGATAACCTCTCCGTTGTGTCTTCCAAATTCCAGTTTAAAGTCAACCAGCGTTATATCTATAGCGTCAAAGAAATTTTTAAGGAGTTCGTTTATTTTTAGCGCTTCTTTTGTCATGTAGGCAAGTTCTTCTCTGGTTGCCCATCCGAAAAGGTAAACATGGTTCGGACACACCATAGGATCGTGAAGCTCGTCAGATTTGTAGAAGAATTCAACGAGCGGTTCCTTTAGTGGAGTTCCTTCTTTCACGCCGTATCTTCTGGAAAAACTTCCGGCGGCTATGTTTCTTACGACAACTTCTACTGGAATAATTTCGCATTTTTTAACCAGCATTTCCCTTGGAGAAAGCGTTTCCACGAAGTGCGTTTTTACACCATTCTTTTCAAGAAATTCAAAAATTTTTGTGGATATTGCGCAGTTGATAACTCCTTTCTCTTCAAGTTGCTCTTTTTTTGCTCCATCAAAAGCGGTGGTGTCGTCTTTAAAATACTGAATGAGCAGGTTGTCATTGTCTGTTTCGTAAAGAGCTTTTGCTTTGCCCTCGTAGAGGAGCTTTCCTCTTTCCATAACGATTTCCTCCCTTTATCTATAAAGTTGTGCTTTTCTGATACTAATCAAGTTTAAATTATACCTTAAAGGCTTCCGGCAATGTTATAATTGTTAGCCTGAAATAAGTGCTTTTGGAGAGGCTAAGTTATGAAAAATATGAAGGAATACTGCGGTGTTTTCGGGATATACAATAATCCTCATGCAGCTTATTATACATATTTGGGACTTTATGCTCTTCAGCATAGAGGCCAGGAAAGTGCTGGAATTGCTGTATTTGATGGCAGGAAAATTGTTTATCATAGAGATTTTGGACTTGTTTCCAGTGTTTTTTCTCACAGGATATTAGAGGAACTGAAAGGCTTTACTGCCATAGGTCACAATAGATATTCAACATCAGGGGCTTCTGATTCCCCTGATAATATTCAGCCTATTGTGGTGTCTTCAAGGATAGGAAAAATAGCGATATCTCATAACGGAAACATTGTAAATGCTCTCCTTTTAAGAAAGAAGCTTGAAGATGAAGGCTCAATTTTTAGAGGGACTACCGACTCGGAAGTTATCGTCCACTTGATAGTCAAATCAAAAGCAATTACTTTTGAGGATAAAATTGTTGATGCGATAACAAAGTTAAAAGGTGCTTTTTCCCTGCTTATTATGGCAGATGACAAGTTAGTTGCCGTTAGAGATCCCTGGGGTTTCAGGCCGCTTGTAATGGGAGAATTGGAGGATTCAATAGTTTTTGCTTCTGAAACGTGCGCTCTTGATCTTGTCGGAGCAAGATATATCAGAGATGTAGAACCTGGAGAGATGATAATTGTTTCAAAGGATTCAATAAAAACGATTTATCCGTTTGAGGGGCTTAACTGCCGTCGTTCTCAATGTATTTTCGAGTTTGTCTATTTTTCCCGTCCCGACAGCCACATCTTTGGAAAGAGTGTCTATTCCGTAAGAAAGGAGTTTGGAAAAACTCTTGCAAGAGAAAATCCGGTAGATGCTGATGTTGTTATAGCTGTTCCAGATTCGGGACTTGTCCCTGCCATAGGATATTCTGAAGAGAGCGGAATACCATTTCAGCTCGGTTTTATCAGGAATCATTATGTTGGTAGAACATTTATTAAACCGACGCAAAAGACAAGAGATATTAGTGTAAAAGTTAAACTAAATCCTGTTCCTGACGTTTTAAGTGGAAAAAGGGTTATAGTTATTGACGATTCGATAGTTAGAGGAACTACAAGCCGTAAAATAGTTAGAATGCTTAAAGAAGCTGGCGCAAAAGAAGTTCATATGAGAATAAGTTCGCCTCCGACAAGATGGCCGTGCTATTTTGGTATAGATACGCCTACAAAAGATCAGCTTATTGCTTCGAGCTATACGGTTGAAGAAATAGCTAAATTCATAGAGGCTGATACACTTGCTTATCTTTCCCTTGACGGTATGATAAAAGCTGCTGGCGGTAGAGAATGCGGTTACTGCACTGCTTGCTTCGACGGTAAGTATCCTGTTGAAATACCAGAAGAGATTATAGAGCAGGCTAAAAAGGAGAGTTAATTGGCGCGCCTGGCGGGATTCGAACCCGCGACACCAGGATCCGGAGTCCTGGGCTCTATCCAGCTGAGCTACAGGCGCAGTGGTTAAATAAAATATAGTTAAACAGGCTGAAGGTGCAACGTGATGTCAAAGTATCTTGGTTATGCCAATTTTCTATTTTTGTTTCTTTCTCCATTTATATTCATTTTTCTACTGTTTAAGCTTGCACATCTTCGTTCCGTGTGCATAATAGAAAAGAGAAAAATAGCGAAAACGATAAGCGAAATACAGGAGTTGAAATCTGAATACAATAATTTGCAGATAAAATATTACGGTATTTTGAAGCCTGAAAATGTGGATAATGCCACGAAAAAAATGAGATACTTGAAGGAGAACGAGGTTCTGTATATAGAATGAGAAAATTATATTACTATATAGTTAATTTCCTGAACCGTCTTTATTATTTCGTGAAACCGTTTGAGGACGATAGACTCAATTCTTTCCTGTTCATCTCCATTTTTCTTGTTATTATTTTTACACTAAGACTTTTTGATTTATGTTACGTTGATAAAAACAGATATATCTCATTCCTCCAACGTCAGTATACTGGTAAATTAACGCTTCGCTCCGAAAGGGGAGAAATATTTGATAGGAACGGTATTCCCCTTGCTGTAAGCAAGAAGAAATGTTCTTTTTATATAAGACCTGCACTCATAAAGGATAAAAAGCTTTTTGAGACCATTTTTCTACGTATCTTTTCAAATCAAACAGGTATTACCGCGAAAGATTTTAAGGATGTTTTTTCTAAAGATGTAAAGTTTACCTGGCTAAAAAAGAATATAGACGGAAG
It contains:
- the typA gene encoding translational GTPase TypA, producing the protein MMKIRNIAVIAHVDHGKTTLVDGLLKQSGTLNERRDFGERVMDSNDIEKERGITILSKNTAIYYDVYKINIIDTPGHSDFGGEVERVLKMVDGVLLLVDAQEGVMPQTKFVVKKALSLGLKPIVVVNKIDKPAAEPDRVVDEVFDLFINLGATDEQLDFPVLYAAARDGYAKYDLTDENVDLKPLFETIVSHVPSPSGSEDAPLQMQAFTLDYDNYVGRMAVARIFNGKVKKGQSVLLLKKNGEAVNGRITKLIGFKGLERIEIDEAVCGDIIAFAGFETIDIGDTVADMEYPEPLEALHIEEPTLSVYLSVNDSPLSGTEGKYVTATKLKDRLVKEARTNIAMRFEEIGEGKFKVSGRGELQICILAENLRREGYEFSISRPQVIVKEEKGKHLEPFELLVVDVPDEFVGTVIEKLGRRKAEMVTIMPMGNGRTRIEFEIPSRGLIGYRSEFLTDTKGEGIMNSSFLEYREFKGVPYKRGNGAMVSMANGEAAGYALYNLQERGKLFVKPGDKVYTGMVIGEHSRNGDIDVNPIKGKKLTNVRAAGSDDAIKLVPPVEMTLEKALEWIEEDELVEVTPESIRIRKRYLDISERKRMARK
- a CDS encoding GGDEF domain-containing protein, whose translation is MLIFRGREVSKSNLLISILLTLLFVVFFGFNFIINTVKIYRTDDAFIINRLGQIRGSIQRYAKLKVINLPEATQVKNYINKAFKEVDRKYFNNKILESYQKKLQFRKSYINLKTEWKKLERTNSTPQILILSERCWQLADQTTTKAQRIAEMKDEHLLTIMENVRNLIFCIIFILIVAIYFFVKKDLEKNATFDSLTLLYNRNYFGNQLQRCIWKSRKDNLPISIIMIDIDHFKKINDTYGHAKGDEVLAKVAQIIRKQIRESDLAFRYGGEEFLVALPGTASDEAVKIAERIREAIKNTNFGIKRKVTVSCGITEYRAGDTLKEFVKRADKALYTAKNRGRDRCEIC
- a CDS encoding DUF445 family protein, which encodes MNIQLLVPPVVGGIIGYFTNYVAIKMLFRPKKAVYLGKWKLPFTPGLIPSKREKLAVSIAKVVKENLLTEETVRKRLNEKKVKKSIEDLVDKGIDKMIESIPEYMKKIISSITDKKLFEIINITDVERAIHRLVNHLYENRTTIKDLIPESILKRKEEIAQSLTFKILETAQEKLNSDDFLELITEKIQSFMENSGKIPDILIFKKPVKAITTTIATRIVKTLNETIESPAFQETVRTYILQTTDSFLEKEIINLLDKDADKESLSRKITAIIYENFNTSIGDLPLMKEENYRLIASWIKAVIEKNRATLIETTTSKLLQLIEKELPIIMESIDIENLIAEKVNSLPIEEVEGIILKLIDEELKYITLLGGILGFIIGAFQDILFFVK
- the thpR gene encoding RNA 2',3'-cyclic phosphodiesterase, translated to MKKRLFIGTTVTIPSSELKKIKKDISNLDIFGKWVEEENLHFTYRFLGEVLSPFIPEISKNLMKALSNVKKVEAELKGLGVFPNNKTPRVLWIGVNAPGIETIKIAVDESLKPMGFKEENKEFIPHVTVLRIKKFRHRIKFSNYLNKMKDHLFLKTTVKEVSLIESILTSDGPVYKKLETVKLL
- the ribD gene encoding bifunctional diaminohydroxyphosphoribosylaminopyrimidine deaminase/5-amino-6-(5-phosphoribosylamino)uracil reductase RibD, with amino-acid sequence MNDDRYMGIAIEEALRGKGKTLPNPSVGAVIAKNGKIISTGFHEKAGMPHAEALAIEKAGENARNATLYVTLEPCNHYGKTPPCTEKIIKAGIKRVVIGVKDPNPVASGGIERLKKSGIEVTVGVKEKECKELIDDFTVLLKKKRTFCSLKLAMTLDGKIAKKDGSSKWITGEQSRRLVHRLRAIHNGVMVGIGTVLKDDPLLNVRLVSAEEQPKAIVIDTSLKIPVHAKLVKERAKELIIITTERALLSYKSGILKDLGVTLIPVEEDETGINMEAALKSLKEIGIYSVMCEGGSKLAYSLMNKNLTDKFYLFYAPKFFGEGIPPLNGGELYKKVSIFDIEPVGDDFLIKAYPEDS
- the trpS gene encoding tryptophan--tRNA ligase — protein: MERKLISNVDREMKIALEKYKEPKNIKRVLSGMRPTGKLHLGNYFGALKAWIKLQDKAESFFFIADWHAITSAYQDLSSLSENTVEMMADWLAAGLDPEKATLFVQSWVKEHAELYLLLGMTVPVKWLERNPTYKELMENLKDRELATYGFLGYPVLQAADILIYKADVVPVGIDQIPHLELTREIARRFNNFFGNLFPEPKPYLSEAPKLPGLDGRKMSKSYDNCIYLSDSEEEVNKKVKTMFTDPSRIKKTDPGHPETCPVFAYHTIFTDEETLKEIETDCKAGKIGCVQCKRKLAENLNNFLEPIREKRNTYLSRKKEMVEIFVEGSKKAEKVAQETMENVRNAMNFFKPEDM
- the purC gene encoding phosphoribosylaminoimidazolesuccinocarboxamide synthase — translated: MERGKLLYEGKAKALYETDNDNLLIQYFKDDTTAFDGAKKEQLEEKGVINCAISTKIFEFLEKNGVKTHFVETLSPREMLVKKCEIIPVEVVVRNIAAGSFSRRYGVKEGTPLKEPLVEFFYKSDELHDPMVCPNHVYLFGWATREELAYMTKEALKINELLKNFFDAIDITLVDFKLEFGRHNGEVILADEITPDSCRLWDKSTHEVLDKDRFRKNMGKVVESYKEIYRRIMEKYGE
- the purF gene encoding amidophosphoribosyltransferase yields the protein MKEYCGVFGIYNNPHAAYYTYLGLYALQHRGQESAGIAVFDGRKIVYHRDFGLVSSVFSHRILEELKGFTAIGHNRYSTSGASDSPDNIQPIVVSSRIGKIAISHNGNIVNALLLRKKLEDEGSIFRGTTDSEVIVHLIVKSKAITFEDKIVDAITKLKGAFSLLIMADDKLVAVRDPWGFRPLVMGELEDSIVFASETCALDLVGARYIRDVEPGEMIIVSKDSIKTIYPFEGLNCRRSQCIFEFVYFSRPDSHIFGKSVYSVRKEFGKTLARENPVDADVVIAVPDSGLVPAIGYSEESGIPFQLGFIRNHYVGRTFIKPTQKTRDISVKVKLNPVPDVLSGKRVIVIDDSIVRGTTSRKIVRMLKEAGAKEVHMRISSPPTRWPCYFGIDTPTKDQLIASSYTVEEIAKFIEADTLAYLSLDGMIKAAGGRECGYCTACFDGKYPVEIPEEIIEQAKKES